One Burkholderia sp. WP9 genomic window, GCGCATTAAATGATTTGAGCTGGAAGCTGGGCGCGCAGGACGACGCGCATATCAGTGCGGCGTATCGCCGGCATCTGGTCCGGCAACTGGGATGGCGCGTGATCGAGGAGGCGAAGTGAGCAACACATCGAACGGCAATGTCGTGCACGTGATGCGGCAGGGCGAACAGCAATGCGTCACGCTGACGCTCAATGGCCATGAACGCAGCGGCTATTGCGAGCCGCGTGAACTGCTGTCGGATTTCATCCGTCACGAACTGGGCGCGACCGGCACGCACGTCGGCTGCGAGCACGGCGTGTGCGGCGCGTGCACGGTGCACGTGGACGGCGTGGCGGGACGCTCGTGCCTGATGCTGGCGGTGCAGGCCGACGGCCGCCGCATCGACACGGTGGAGGGACTCGCGCCCGACCTGAAGCTCGGCGATCTGCAGCAGGCGTTCCAGCGTCATCACGCGTTGCAGTGCGGCTTCTGCACGGCCGGGATACTGATGTCGTGCGCCGACTATTTGCAGCGCGTGCCCGATCCGAGCGAAGCGCAAGTGCGCGACATGCTGTCGGGCCATCTGTGCCGCTGTACGGGCTATACGCCGATCGTGGCCGCGGTGCTCGACGTGGCGGCGCGGCGCCGGCAAGGCAACCCGGCTAGTGAAACCGTGGAGGCCGCTCATGCTTGACCTCGGCCGAACTTTTCTGCAAGCCGTGGAGCGCAGCCCCAACGCGCTTGCGTTGGTCGACGGCGAACTCGCATTGACGTATGCGCAGTGGCACCGCCTCATCCTGAAGGTTGCCGAAGGCGTGCGCTCGCTCGGTCTCGCGCATGGCGACCGCTTGCTGGTAGTGCTGCAAAACCGCTGGGAAATGGCGACCCTGCATTGGGCCTGTCAGTTCACCGGTGTGGTGATCGTGCCGTTGAACTGGCGCGCCAAACCCGATGAACTCGAGTACTGCGTGATCGATGCCGGGGTGAAGGCCATCGTCTATGAGCCGGTTAGCGCCGAGGCCGTCGCGCAAAGTCCTGCCGCGCAAGCGCTGCCGCGCATCGGTCTCGACGGCGCGCAAGGCGGCACCGCGAGCTTCGAAACGCTGATGGCGCAGAGCACGCAGAACTCGCTGAACGCCGGCCGCACCTGCGCGAA contains:
- a CDS encoding (2Fe-2S)-binding protein codes for the protein MARDRGGEVSNTSNGNVVHVMRQGEQQCVTLTLNGHERSGYCEPRELLSDFIRHELGATGTHVGCEHGVCGACTVHVDGVAGRSCLMLAVQADGRRIDTVEGLAPDLKLGDLQQAFQRHHALQCGFCTAGILMSCADYLQRVPDPSEAQVRDMLSGHLCRCTGYTPIVAAVLDVAARRRQGNPASETVEAAHA